In the genome of Streptomyces sp. SAI-127, the window GGTAAGGAAGAGGCGGGGGACCGCTCGTCGGAAACGGTGAAGCAGGTTTCGAACGGAAACGGGAACGATAAGTTCCCTCCATGAACGCGCGGCTCGCTCTACTCGGCACGGTCACCCCTGGTGCGACGGAGAGCGAGGTCTTCCGGCTGGCGCTCGGCCACGCGGTCGGCGAGCTGAGCGCGCTCGGCGGGACCATGCATCTGCGCGGCCCGATGTCCGCGCTGCGCCTGGTGTCGTCCGTCGGTCTGCCGCCCGCCCTCACCCGCTCCTGGGAGATCGTCGACCAGGAGGGCCCCCTGGCCCCGGCCCGCGCGCTCCAGCAGGGCGAGGGCGTCTGGGTGCCGCTGTCCCAGGACGCGCCTGACGAGGTCCCCTGGCCCGGCACCGGCCTCGCCGCCCTCCCGGTGTTCAGCGGCCGGCGCAGCGTCGGCGCGCTGACCGTCCTGGCCGGCGAGGGGGGCGAACCCACCCCGCGGCACTGGGACTTCCTGCGGGACGTCGTCGCCTGGACCGAGGACCGCATGGCCCAGGCACCACCGCCGTCCGGACCCTCCCAGGCGGAACTGGGCGGCGAACGGCTCCGGCAGGCCCTGAAGGAGGTCCAGGTCGGCTCGTGGGACTGGGACATCCGCAACGGTGACCTGATCTGGGACGAGGCCGCCCTGGCGCTGTACGGCACCCGCCCGACCGACTTCACCGGCCGGATCGACAACTGGATGCGGATCGTCCACCCCGACGACCTGGCACCCACCCTGGCGGCGGCGCAGCGGGCCATCCTCGACCACAGCGTCTACGAGGCCGAGTACCGCGTACGGCGCCTGGACGGCACCTGGGGCTGGACGCAGGCCCGCGGCCGGGCCACCTACGACGAGCAGGGCGAGCCCCTCCGGATGATCGGGGTGGGCTGGGAGAGCAACGAGTCCCGCACCGCGCGCGACGCCCTCAGCAGGGCCCTGAGACACATGAGCGACGGCTTCCTCGCGGTCGACGACGAGTGGCGGATCACCTTCGCCAACCTGGAGGCGGAACGCTTCCTCGGCTTCTCCGAGGAGGAACTGTTCGGGCGCCTGCTGTGGGACCTGCCGGCCACGCGGCAGGTCCCGGGCCTGAAGGAGGGCTGTCTGGAGGCCGGGGCACAGGAGAAGCCCGCCGGGTTCGACGTGCACCTCGCGGAGTGCCGGCGGCGGGTGCACGTACGGCTGGTGCCGGGGCCCGACGGCCGCACCCTCTACTTCCAGGACGTCACGGAGAAGCGCCGGCTGGCGGAGGAGCGGCAGGCGACGGAACGGGCCGCGGCCGAGCGGGCGGTGCGGATCGCCGAGCTGACCACGGAGCTCGCCAAGGCGACGACGTCACGGGACGTGGTCGACGCGGTCGCCCGGCGGGTGCTGCCGCCGTTCGCCGCCTCCGGGCTGATCGTCCAGGTCAGCGAGGGCGACCGGCTCCACCACGTCGGTGCGGTCGGCTACCCCCAGGACTTCATGGCCCTCCTCGACAGCCGCTCCCGGGCGGCGACCGGCGACCCGGCCTGGGACACCATCGCGTCCGGCCTCCCGCTGTTCGTGTCCTCGGCCCACGAGTACGCCGCCCGCTATCCCGAGCTGGCCGGCTTCCCCTCCCGGGGCGAGAAGGAGTCCTGGGCCTTCCTGCCGCTGACGGCGTCCGGGCACACCTTCGGGGTGTGCGTGGTCTCCTTCGACCGGCCGCGGCTGCTCGACGACGAGGAACGCGCCCTGCTCACCACGATCACCGCCCTGGTCGCCCAGTCCCTGGAGCGGGCCCGCCTCTACGACGCCGAGCACACCCGGTCCCGGGAACTCCAGCGCAGTCTGCTCCCCCAGGCGCTGCCCGACCTGCCCGCGTGCACGGCGGCCGCGCGCTATCTGCCGGCCGGACCGGGCGCGGACGTGGGCGGCGACTGGTACGACCTCATCCCGCTGTCCGGCGGCCAGGTCGCGCTGGTCGTCGGCGACGTGATGGGCCACGGTCTGCCGGAGGCGGCCACCATGGGCCGGCTGCGCACCGCGGTGCACACGCTGGCCGACCTGGAACTGCCGCCCGGCGAGATCCTCGGCCACCTCAACGACATCGTCGGCGGCATGGGCGAGGCCTCGTACGCCACCTGTCTGTACGCGCTGTACGACCCGACGACCCGGGTCTGCTCCATCACCCGGGCCGGCCATCCACCGCCGGCTCTCGTACGGCCCGACGGAACCGTGCACTTCCCCGAGCCGGACGCCGATCCCCCGCTGGGAGCCGCCAAGCCGCCGTTCGAGACGGCCGAGCTGGAGGTGCCCGAGGGCAGTCTGCTCGTGCTGTACACCGACGGGCTGGTGGAATCGGCGAAGCGGGAGATCGACGAGGGCATGGCGGAGCTGGCGCGGCTGCTCGGGGCCGCCCACGCCGACGGGACCGCCGTGGACCTTGAGCGCCTGTGCGACACGTTGACGGCCGGTCTCCTGCCGACGGGCCAGCAGGCGGCCGACGACGCGGCGTTCCTGGTGGCCCGCCTGCACGCGCTGCCGGCCGACCGGATGGCCGGCTGGTCCCTGCCCGAGGACCCGAAGGCGGCGAGCCAGGCCCGTCGCCACATCCGCGAACAGCTCGCGGCCTGGGACCTGGACGACCTGTCCCCCACCACGGAGCTCCTGGTCAGCGAACTGGTCGGCAACGTCGTCCGGCACGCCCGCGGTCCCGTCCGGCTGCGCCTTCTGCACACCACCGAGCTGATCTGCGAGGTGTACGACGGCAGTCAGACCATGCCCCGTATCCGCCGGGCCACGGAGACCGACGAGGGCGGCCGGGGCCTGCAGCTCATCTCGGCTCTCTCGACCCGCTGGGGCGCCCGCTACACCCCCACGGGCAAGTGCATCTGGACGGAACAGTCCCTGCGGGGCCCTGACCGGCCGTCGGATGTGCTCTTCCTGAACCCCGCGGACTTCGACGAGGACTGGGACGCACTCCTGTGACGACGCGCGCCCGTTCGGCCCAGCACAACGGGCCGGACGCCGGGGCGCGTCCCTAGGGTCGCGGTGACGGCTGTTCAGGCCCCACCCGAAAGGCACGACCCATGGGAATACGCACCACGCTCACCGGCGCCGCGGTGGCAGTCCTGGCCACCGCAGGACCGCTGTCCGGCGTCGCACACGCTCAAGGCGACCGGGACTGCGCCGACTTCGTCTACCAGGAGGACGCGCAGGCGGTGTTCGACCTCGACCCCACCGACCCCGACCGGCTCGACGAGGACCGGGGACGGGACGACGGCATCGCCTGTGAGGTGCTGCCCCAAAGGGACACCGAGGCCGTGAGCGTGGCCACGCCTCTTCCGACGGCGACCGTGACCGTGGCCACGCCTCTCCCGACGCTCGGTGTCCAGGGCGGGTCCGGGGGCAGCGTGGGCCCGGCCGGCTTCGAGCAGGCGATCGGCGTGGCACTGGCACTCGGCGGGGTCGGGCTCGCGGGTGCGTACGTGGTGCGGCGGCGTCGGGCCACCCAGCCGCAGTCCCGCCTCAAGGGTCGATGAGCCCCGCCCGTATCGCATACCGGGTCAGCTCCAGCCGGTCCCGCATGCCCAGCTTGTGCAGCAGATTCGCCCGATGACGCTCGACCGTCTTCGCGCTGATGAACAGCAGCTCGCCGATCTCCTTCGTGGTGTGTCCCTCGGCGACGAGCTTGAGGATCTCCTCCTCGCGCTCTGTGACGGCCCGCGCGGGCAGGTCGTCGCCGCGGTGCAGCCGGTCGAGGTAGGAGCGGACGAGGGCCCGCTCGGCCCCGGGGTAGACGAAGGACTCGTCGCGTACGGCGGCCCGGCACGCCTCGACGAGATCGCGGTCGGCGACGGACTTGAGGACGTAGCCGCTGGCCCCGGCCTTGAGGGCCTCGAAGAAGTACTGCTCGTTGTCGTACATCGTCAGG includes:
- a CDS encoding SpoIIE family protein phosphatase, giving the protein MNARLALLGTVTPGATESEVFRLALGHAVGELSALGGTMHLRGPMSALRLVSSVGLPPALTRSWEIVDQEGPLAPARALQQGEGVWVPLSQDAPDEVPWPGTGLAALPVFSGRRSVGALTVLAGEGGEPTPRHWDFLRDVVAWTEDRMAQAPPPSGPSQAELGGERLRQALKEVQVGSWDWDIRNGDLIWDEAALALYGTRPTDFTGRIDNWMRIVHPDDLAPTLAAAQRAILDHSVYEAEYRVRRLDGTWGWTQARGRATYDEQGEPLRMIGVGWESNESRTARDALSRALRHMSDGFLAVDDEWRITFANLEAERFLGFSEEELFGRLLWDLPATRQVPGLKEGCLEAGAQEKPAGFDVHLAECRRRVHVRLVPGPDGRTLYFQDVTEKRRLAEERQATERAAAERAVRIAELTTELAKATTSRDVVDAVARRVLPPFAASGLIVQVSEGDRLHHVGAVGYPQDFMALLDSRSRAATGDPAWDTIASGLPLFVSSAHEYAARYPELAGFPSRGEKESWAFLPLTASGHTFGVCVVSFDRPRLLDDEERALLTTITALVAQSLERARLYDAEHTRSRELQRSLLPQALPDLPACTAAARYLPAGPGADVGGDWYDLIPLSGGQVALVVGDVMGHGLPEAATMGRLRTAVHTLADLELPPGEILGHLNDIVGGMGEASYATCLYALYDPTTRVCSITRAGHPPPALVRPDGTVHFPEPDADPPLGAAKPPFETAELEVPEGSLLVLYTDGLVESAKREIDEGMAELARLLGAAHADGTAVDLERLCDTLTAGLLPTGQQAADDAAFLVARLHALPADRMAGWSLPEDPKAASQARRHIREQLAAWDLDDLSPTTELLVSELVGNVVRHARGPVRLRLLHTTELICEVYDGSQTMPRIRRATETDEGGRGLQLISALSTRWGARYTPTGKCIWTEQSLRGPDRPSDVLFLNPADFDEDWDALL
- a CDS encoding response regulator transcription factor, with amino-acid sequence MSRPTRVLLADDHTLVRRGVRLILEGEPDLTVVAEAGDGAEAVELARAREVDLAVLDIAMPRMTGLQAARELSRRLPDLRILILTMYDNEQYFFEALKAGASGYVLKSVADRDLVEACRAAVRDESFVYPGAERALVRSYLDRLHRGDDLPARAVTEREEEILKLVAEGHTTKEIGELLFISAKTVERHRANLLHKLGMRDRLELTRYAIRAGLIDP